The region ACCTACGGAATTTTATGGCATAAAGCTTTGTGGTACTAGGATTTTTATAATATAACCACTTCCATTTCCACTAGTGGAAATGTTCTTTTCTAAAATGTAGATTTTCCAGAGCAAAGCGCCGTAAAATTATCTTTCACACTATTCCATTCTACAAATCAGCTTTCCTCTTTTCGGAATAAAACTGGGCTTACACCTGTTATTTTTTTAAAGACGGTTGAAAAATATGAAAAATTATCAAATCCTACCTGAGAAGCTATCATACTAATACTAATATCGCTGCTTCTAAGTAACCCCTTAGCTTTCTCAATACGGTAGTTGTTAATATAATCTTTAACAGCAACACCAGTTTCTGCCTTAAAAATTTTAGCCAAATAATCTGGTGTTAAAAAAACGCTTGCAGCAACATCTTTTCTTGTAATGTACTCCTTATAATTCTCATATATATATTTCTTTGCTTTATCTATAATCGTATATGATTTTTTAACTTCTTTTGCATATTCAACAGTTTTCGTTGTAATAAAATGAATCCACTTTAACATATCAAACATAGAATTGTTAGCATTATTACTTAAATTTTGTGACACTTTATCAGAAAATAAATTATGCGCTTGTATCTCATTCTTATATAAAAATGCATATATAACCTGCATAAAATCTTGATGTATAGAGTACATAACAGAGGAATCTAAGTTTTTTCTTGCCACCAGCAATTCTAGCTCGCCTTTCATATAATTAACAACTTTAATTTTTTCTCCCTTTTCTAATAAATCACTTAAAATATTTGTATCAATACCATATTGCCCTTTAGTATTAAAAATATCTTTATCACCATATAAAAATACATTGTTTCTAAACACTATATTGTTTTGATCCATCTCCTCAAGCTTTACCCTAATATCAGCTAATGAGCTCATAGTAGTTATATCACTTATGTAACAAGCAGCTCTACACTTTAAGTATTTATGACAATTGTCTATAAAACTCAAGCATAAATCTTTTATTTGCTCGGTAACTTTGCTACTAGGTAATATTATTAAAACATTATGAGTTCTGCTATTTACATAATACAAAACATTATCAAAATCCAGTTGGCCTAATATAGTTTCGGTTGAAAGCTTTTTAAGTGCATATTCAAAAGTTTGACTATTCATTAATACACCTTTATTTTCTGATTTAATTACACTGATAAGCAATAAATAATAATTATCATCTACATTTAATTTAAGATTTCTAGTTTCTATTTCCTCCTGTATTGAAGCACGGTCGTTTGAAATTCCCAAAAACAAAAGTTCTCTCCAAAAGTTTTCAAGCATTATTTTTCTATTGTTCAGCCAATATTCACCATACTCACTGTATTCATTGAGATGCCTTTCCTTTTTAATTTTTTCTACCGCTTTAGCAATAGCTACTTCCGTTTTATCTATATTAAAAGGTTTTGTTATATAACTTATAGCGTTATACTCCAGTGCAGTTGATGCAAATTCAAAACTCTCATGACATGTTAAAAAAATGAACTCACTTTTGTACTCATTTTTTCTTATCCATTTTAAAAAATCAATTCCAGAACCTTTTGGCATTTCTATGTCACAAATAACAACATCAGGCACACTTTTTTCAAATAATTTCTTTGCCCCCGCTACATTGTATGCTGTATCAACTTCATCAATGCCCATTACCCCCCAATTAATAGAATCTCGAATTGCTTCTACAGTGAGTAAATCATCATCAATTATTATCGCCCTCAATTACATACCCTCCATCTCTAGGAATTATAATCTCAACTCTTCCTCCAGTTGCCTCCTCATTAGAAATTTTTAAAAGATTATCTTTTCCGTAAAATATGGCTAAAGTTCTTTTTATATTAGAAATTCCAATTTTGTATCCATCTGAATCATCCGTATTATATGATCCATTTACCTTATTTAAAATATCCTCTGGAAAACCTTCACCGCTGTCCTCTATAACTATTTTTATAGCTTCATCACCTTCAAACGTGCAGTACTTTACATTAATAAAAACAGAAAGAGTTTCCTCAAGTGTCATTGCATGTTTAAAAGAATTTTCAACAAAAGTGTGAATAAGAAATTGTGGTATTTTTTCTTTCTCAAGAGAAGGTTCCACATCAATAACATAAAAAACACTGTTAGGGAATTTAATTTCCTGCATATAAAAATAGCTTTTTACATACTCTATTTCCTCTTTTATTGATACTAGTATCGTACCTCCTTTAAACATATATCTAAGATGATTTGATAAAGCGTCTATAAACTTTCTTATTTCTTCATCTTTATTTTTATACGTCAAACTATGTATAGTAGTTAATGCATTCAAGAAAAAATGTGGCCTAATCTGCATATGTAGGTATTTTAATTCAGCTTTTTGCAGCTCAATTTTCTTTTCGTATTCACTTATTTTTAAAGTTTTGATTTCTCCAATCATTAAGTTAAAAGACTTATTTAGAGTTTGGAACTCAAATAAATTTCCTGGGTACTTTACCCTGTAATCAAAATTTCCTTTCTCAACTTCTTTTGTTCCTATAATCAATGCTTTTACAGGTTTTATAACCTCTTTGTTTAAATAATAAACTACATACAACAATAATAGTAATGAGCTAGCACCCAAAATAGCAATAATCCACTGAACATAATTAAGTCCAAGAAATAAATTTTTTTCTTCTATAATTGAAAATAGTCTAGCATAACTTGTTTCTATATTATATGAATTTATAATATATTGTCTACCACTACTGCTAATACTATTCTTATTAACTGGCAAAGGATAATTTATATTAGAAAAGCTTGCATTTCCCGATTTTATTAAAGGATTTCCTTTTTTATCAGACAATACTATCTGCTGACGTATATTAGAATCAGATTTATTAACAAATTTCATTAAAGTATCCGAACTGATAAATGCAGCTATTATATTCCCAGAAAAATTATATGCTTTAAAGAAAACTATCTTATCATTAATCTTTATTGGAGCCCATAAATCCTCTAAAGTGTATTTTCTTTTATATAAATTGCTTTTAATACTTTCGCTTAACTCCAATTTGTCAAGATAACTGAGTTCCTTATTGTAACTAGATAGTAAAATATTATGTTCAATATTATAAAT is a window of Clostridium pasteurianum DNA encoding:
- a CDS encoding response regulator transcription factor, which gives rise to MRAIIIDDDLLTVEAIRDSINWGVMGIDEVDTAYNVAGAKKLFEKSVPDVVICDIEMPKGSGIDFLKWIRKNEYKSEFIFLTCHESFEFASTALEYNAISYITKPFNIDKTEVAIAKAVEKIKKERHLNEYSEYGEYWLNNRKIMLENFWRELLFLGISNDRASIQEEIETRNLKLNVDDNYYLLLISVIKSENKGVLMNSQTFEYALKKLSTETILGQLDFDNVLYYVNSRTHNVLIILPSSKVTEQIKDLCLSFIDNCHKYLKCRAACYISDITTMSSLADIRVKLEEMDQNNIVFRNNVFLYGDKDIFNTKGQYGIDTNILSDLLEKGEKIKVVNYMKGELELLVARKNLDSSVMYSIHQDFMQVIYAFLYKNEIQAHNLFSDKVSQNLSNNANNSMFDMLKWIHFITTKTVEYAKEVKKSYTIIDKAKKYIYENYKEYITRKDVAASVFLTPDYLAKIFKAETGVAVKDYINNYRIEKAKGLLRSSDISISMIASQVGFDNFSYFSTVFKKITGVSPVLFRKEES
- a CDS encoding sensor histidine kinase — encoded protein: MRKYISEYKNSLVFKAALAATIVMLILMLTLIINNIYSFYVVRTNTINSSQNELKIYINDINNSFNGTLNDLNEIASNVGEILDIGSENESLRYFSQEKLQDILTERISNNKYAHAFVIYNIEHNILLSSYNKELSYLDKLELSESIKSNLYKRKYTLEDLWAPIKINDKIVFFKAYNFSGNIIAAFISSDTLMKFVNKSDSNIRQQIVLSDKKGNPLIKSGNASFSNINYPLPVNKNSISSSGRQYIINSYNIETSYARLFSIIEEKNLFLGLNYVQWIIAILGASSLLLLLYVVYYLNKEVIKPVKALIIGTKEVEKGNFDYRVKYPGNLFEFQTLNKSFNLMIGEIKTLKISEYEKKIELQKAELKYLHMQIRPHFFLNALTTIHSLTYKNKDEEIRKFIDALSNHLRYMFKGGTILVSIKEEIEYVKSYFYMQEIKFPNSVFYVIDVEPSLEKEKIPQFLIHTFVENSFKHAMTLEETLSVFINVKYCTFEGDEAIKIVIEDSGEGFPEDILNKVNGSYNTDDSDGYKIGISNIKRTLAIFYGKDNLLKISNEEATGGRVEIIIPRDGGYVIEGDNN